Part of the Leifsonia soli genome is shown below.
GAGCTCGGCGTGCGCATCATCGATGCCGCCCAGTTCAAGACGTTGGTGGAAGAGGGCCCCGCAGCGCTCGATTCCTGAGGATTCCGGTCCTCCTTCTCGCGGACAGGCGATGAATTCTCCCCCTGAATCGGGGGTAGAACGGCTCGCCGTCGGCCACCCGTTCACGGGTAGAGTCGAAGCGTGCGCTCCCCCCGGACGCACATGCAAGGGCTTAGCTCGCTCGCTCTCGGAGGGACCCGGACGGAGTGCTGGTCGGCTTTGCAGCTGTTCTCACTGTCACCTCGGCGGTCTCCGGACTGACCGGGGCCTTTGTGCTGCCTGCCGACGCCCCCGCTGCGCCGATCGCGGCGGTGTCCTACGCTTCCGTCCCGGTGCCCGGCGCCTCGGCCTCCGGCCCCGTCTCGGACGTCCCCGCCGGACCTGCGGCGCGCTCCGCGTCGACGGCGCTGCTCGGCGCCATCGCGAGCGTGGACGCATCGGCGCTCCCGTCGTTCCTCGACGCCAACCGCGCCAAGCTCGACGCGCTCCTCCTCGACGCACCGGCCGCCGTGGATGTGAGTCGGCTGTGGAACCTCATCGACCCCGACAAGCAGAAGGCGCTCATCCAGGCCGCCCCGCACGTCATCGGCAATCTGGAGGGCGTGCCCTACGACGTGCGCGGCCGTGCCAACAGCCTCGACCTCAAGCAGACCATCGCCAGCGTCACCCGAACGCTCAAGACCGAGCACGGGCGCGCGGAGCGGGTCGCGCTGCAGCGGCAGCTCAAGACCCTGCACAACGTCTCCACCGCTCTCGCGAAGCACGACGGGGTCGCGAGGACGCTGGTGACCCTCGACCCGTCGGCGGACGCCAAGGCGGCGATCGTTGTCGGCGATATCCGCACGGCGGACTACGTGAGCGTGCTGGTCCCGGGCATGTACATGTCCGTCGGGGAGCAGATCGAGGCGTGGGCGAAGGTCGCGCAGGAGCAGTACGACCTGCAGACCGGTTTCCTCCGCCGCATCCTCGGCCCGCGCGGCCACGGGGGAGCCCCGGGCGTCGCGGTCGTCGCCTGGATCGGCTACCAGACGCCGGTGCTCACCAACATCGGCGGGACGGCCCTGGCGGAGCAGGGGGCGGACAGCCTGGAGCGCACGCTGGAGGGCATCCGGGCGCTGCGCGGAGCCGACCAGCCCTACCTGAGCGTGTTCGCGCACTCCTACGGCTCCACGGCCGCGCTCATGGCGCTCGAGCGGCACACGGTGACGGTGGACGCGCTGGCTCTGATGGGATCGCCGGGCAGCGCGGCGCAGTCGGTCGCCGGACTCGCGGTGAGCGACGGGAACGTGTTCGTCGGAGAGGCGCCGATGGACCCGATCGTCAACAGCGCCTTCTTCGGCAGCGACCCCGGCTCGCCCGGGTACGGCGCGAAGCCGATGGGGGTGGATGGCGCGGTCGATCCGCTGACGCACGCGTCGCTCGCCGGCTCGTCGGGCCACAATGCGTACTTCACCGCGGGGACCGAGTGCATGAGGAACCTCGCCATGATCGGCATCGACCGCGGCGACCTGGTCATCTCGGGCACGAGCGCCGCCAGCACGTCGTCGCACTGAAGGCATCCCGAGCCTCCGCGCGTGTGTCGGCGGGGCAGCACATAATGGATGGGATGCGACCGGATGACGACCCCTCCCGCCCCGAGCCCCGCGGCTCCAGCAGGCGCGCGTTCCTGAAGGGCGCCGGGCTGGTCGCCGCCGGTGCTGTCGCCGGGGGTGCGGCAGGCGGCGCGGCTGGTGCGGCGTTCGGCGTGGCCGCCGGGCAGACCTCCCCGACCGCGGACGAGTCGGGCGAGGAGTACCCGCCGCTTCCCCCGCGAGGCGGAGGGCCGGGGTTCGACCACCTGGTCGTGCTCATGTACGAGAACCGCTCGTTCGACAACCTGCTCGGTCACCTCTACGACGAGGAGACCCTGCCGGAGGGCAAGCGGTTCGAGGGGCTGGCATTCGGCGACTACAGCAATCCCGACCCCGCGGGCGGCCCGGACATCCCCGCGCACATCTACCAGGGCACCACCGACTTCGTGATGCGGCAGCCGTCGCCCGACCCGGGCGAGGTCTATCCGCACGTCAACACCCAGCTGTACGAGGTGATCGATCCGCCGTCGAACGCGGATGCGCGCCTGCGCGAGATGCAGCCGCCGTACAACGCGCCGAAGCCGGGGGCCCGGCCGACCATGCGCGGTTTCGTCCGCGACTATCAGGGCGTGCTCCGCAAGGACACCGGCCGCGAGCCGGGCGTGGACGACTACCGCCGGGTGATGGGCGGCTTCTCGCCCGACATGCTTCCGGTCTTCTCCACCCTC
Proteins encoded:
- a CDS encoding alpha/beta hydrolase, producing MPGASASGPVSDVPAGPAARSASTALLGAIASVDASALPSFLDANRAKLDALLLDAPAAVDVSRLWNLIDPDKQKALIQAAPHVIGNLEGVPYDVRGRANSLDLKQTIASVTRTLKTEHGRAERVALQRQLKTLHNVSTALAKHDGVARTLVTLDPSADAKAAIVVGDIRTADYVSVLVPGMYMSVGEQIEAWAKVAQEQYDLQTGFLRRILGPRGHGGAPGVAVVAWIGYQTPVLTNIGGTALAEQGADSLERTLEGIRALRGADQPYLSVFAHSYGSTAALMALERHTVTVDALALMGSPGSAAQSVAGLAVSDGNVFVGEAPMDPIVNSAFFGSDPGSPGYGAKPMGVDGAVDPLTHASLAGSSGHNAYFTAGTECMRNLAMIGIDRGDLVISGTSAASTSSH